In the Clostridium sporogenes genome, one interval contains:
- a CDS encoding transcriptional repressor, giving the protein MDTIATIFREKNLKLTPQRIAVYKYLKYTKEHPSAETIYKALQPDYPTMSLATVYKALKTLVEVNLVHELNVGEGNFRYDANTHSHPHIQCIKCGKVDDIENVSFLNLNDEVKDFTKYNVLYNRVYFYGICESCSNKSDSEN; this is encoded by the coding sequence ATGGATACAATCGCAACTATTTTCAGAGAGAAAAATCTAAAATTAACACCTCAGCGTATAGCTGTCTATAAGTACCTTAAATATACTAAAGAACATCCTTCCGCTGAAACTATATATAAAGCTCTACAACCAGATTATCCTACTATGAGTTTAGCTACAGTTTATAAAGCTTTAAAAACCTTAGTAGAAGTAAATTTAGTTCACGAGTTAAATGTAGGTGAAGGTAATTTTAGATACGATGCTAACACTCATTCACATCCACATATACAATGTATCAAATGTGGAAAAGTAGATGATATAGAAAATGTATCTTTTTTAAACTTAAATGATGAAGTGAAAGATTTTACAAAATATAATGTTTTATATAATCGCGTTTACTTTTATGGTATATGTGAATCCTGTAGCAATAAATCAGATTCAGAAAACTAG
- the pflB gene encoding formate C-acetyltransferase: protein MFLDSWKKFNEGVWEKNINVRDFIQNNYIPYYGDHTFLKGPTKKTEDLWKQCESLIAEEIEKGILDVDLDNISDINAFNAGYIDKENETIVGLQTDKPLKRIINPFGGIRMVKQALEAYDYNLKPEIEEIFSKYRKTHNDGVFDAYTEEMRKARSAGLLTGLPDAYGRGRIIGDYRRIPLYGVDYLIKSKEEDLKASKGEMNETTIRRREEIKEQIKALIAMKEMALKYEIDISEPAKNAEEAVQFLYFGYLAGVKENNGAAMSLGRVSSFIDIYIERDLQQGILTEEKAQEIIDQFVIKLRLVRHLRTPEYNDLFAGDPNWITEAIGGMGLNGKTLVTKTSFRFLNTLNNLGSAPEPNMTVLWSQNLPEGFKKFCAQMSIKTDSIQYENDDLMRDIYGDDYGIACCVSAMALGKQMQFFGARCNLAKALLYSINGGVDEKKNIKVIDNVDAIEDTVLDYEKVKENYFKVLEYIAELYVNTMNIIHYMHDRYAYEAGLMALHDTEVERLMAFGVAGLSVVADSLSAIKYAKVKPIKENGIAIDFEIEGEFPKYGNDDDRVDEIAVEVVNKFISELKKNKTYRDAKHTLSVLTITSNVVYGKKTGSTPDGRKAGEAFAPGANPMHGRDKNGALASLNSVAKIPYKNVCEDGVSNTFSIVPDALGKSDDERINNLVSILDGYFVQDAHHLNVNVLNRELLIDAMEHPEKYPSLTIRVSGYAVHFNRLTKAQQLEVISRTFHEEM from the coding sequence ATGTTTTTAGATTCATGGAAAAAATTTAATGAAGGTGTATGGGAAAAAAATATAAATGTAAGGGATTTTATACAAAATAATTATATTCCTTATTATGGAGACCATACTTTTTTAAAGGGTCCTACTAAAAAAACAGAAGATCTTTGGAAGCAATGTGAATCATTAATAGCAGAGGAAATAGAAAAAGGAATATTAGATGTAGATTTAGACAATATTTCTGATATAAATGCTTTTAATGCAGGATATATAGATAAGGAAAATGAAACTATAGTGGGTCTTCAAACAGATAAACCATTAAAAAGAATTATAAATCCATTTGGTGGCATAAGAATGGTAAAACAAGCTTTAGAAGCATATGATTATAATTTGAAACCAGAAATAGAAGAGATATTTTCTAAATATAGAAAGACTCATAATGATGGTGTTTTCGATGCTTATACTGAAGAGATGAGAAAAGCTAGAAGTGCAGGATTATTAACAGGTCTTCCAGATGCATATGGAAGAGGAAGAATAATAGGGGACTATAGAAGAATACCGCTATATGGAGTAGATTATTTAATAAAAAGTAAAGAAGAAGATTTAAAAGCCTCTAAAGGCGAAATGAATGAAACTACTATAAGAAGAAGAGAAGAAATAAAAGAACAAATAAAAGCTTTAATAGCTATGAAAGAAATGGCATTAAAATATGAAATAGATATAAGTGAGCCAGCAAAGAATGCAGAAGAAGCAGTTCAATTCTTATATTTTGGATATTTAGCAGGTGTTAAAGAAAATAATGGAGCTGCTATGTCTTTAGGAAGGGTAAGCTCATTTATAGATATATATATAGAAAGAGATCTACAACAAGGGATATTAACAGAAGAAAAAGCCCAAGAGATTATAGATCAGTTTGTTATAAAACTAAGATTAGTAAGACATCTTAGAACGCCAGAATATAATGATCTTTTTGCAGGAGATCCTAACTGGATTACAGAAGCTATAGGTGGAATGGGTCTAAATGGTAAAACATTAGTTACTAAAACATCATTTAGATTTTTAAATACTTTAAATAATTTAGGATCAGCACCAGAGCCTAATATGACAGTATTGTGGTCACAAAACTTACCAGAAGGATTTAAAAAATTCTGTGCGCAAATGTCTATAAAAACAGATTCTATCCAATATGAGAATGATGATTTAATGAGAGATATATATGGAGATGATTATGGTATAGCTTGTTGTGTATCAGCTATGGCTCTAGGAAAACAAATGCAGTTTTTTGGGGCAAGATGCAATTTAGCTAAGGCGTTATTATATTCTATAAATGGCGGAGTAGATGAAAAGAAAAATATTAAAGTAATAGATAATGTAGATGCAATAGAAGATACTGTATTGGACTATGAAAAAGTTAAAGAAAATTATTTTAAAGTATTAGAATATATTGCAGAGTTATATGTAAATACTATGAATATAATACATTATATGCATGATAGATATGCCTATGAAGCTGGACTTATGGCACTTCATGATACAGAAGTAGAAAGGCTTATGGCTTTTGGTGTAGCTGGATTGTCTGTTGTAGCAGATTCATTAAGTGCTATAAAATATGCAAAAGTTAAACCAATAAAGGAAAATGGTATTGCTATAGATTTTGAAATAGAAGGTGAGTTCCCTAAGTATGGTAATGATGATGACAGAGTTGATGAAATAGCAGTAGAGGTAGTTAATAAATTTATTAGTGAATTAAAGAAAAATAAAACTTATAGAGATGCAAAGCATACACTTTCAGTTTTAACAATAACTTCTAATGTTGTTTATGGTAAGAAGACAGGATCAACACCAGATGGAAGAAAAGCAGGTGAGGCATTTGCTCCAGGAGCTAATCCTATGCATGGAAGAGATAAAAATGGTGCCTTAGCATCATTAAATTCTGTAGCTAAAATACCTTATAAAAATGTTTGTGAAGATGGAGTATCAAATACATTTTCTATAGTTCCAGATGCATTAGGTAAAAGTGATGATGAAAGAATAAATAATTTAGTATCTATATTAGATGGATATTTTGTACAAGACGCTCATCATTTAAATGTTAATGTATTGAATAGAGAATTACTAATAGATGCTATGGAACATCCAGAAAAATATCCATCACTTACTATAAGGGTATCAGGATATGCAGTTCATTTTAATAGATTGACTAAAGCACAACAATTAGAAGTTATAAGCAGAACTTTCCATGAAGAAATGTAA
- the pflA gene encoding pyruvate formate lyase-activating protein, whose amino-acid sequence MGKIHSIETMGLVDGPGIRVIVFFQGCQLRCIYCHNPDTWDLNSGIEISSDEILKKVSRYKPYFKQVGGITCSGGEPLMQPEFLLEILKKSKNQGIHTVLDTSGVGKGNYEEILKYVDLVILDIKHIDEKEYINICGRNMEEFNKFKNIVNKLNKKLWIRHVIVPGINDNVDHMYKFKEYINNFSNVEKVELLPYHTLGVNKYESMGIEYRLKNVDPLSKEKLEELNKIIST is encoded by the coding sequence ATGGGAAAAATTCATTCAATAGAAACTATGGGGCTTGTGGATGGTCCAGGAATTAGAGTAATAGTATTTTTTCAAGGTTGTCAATTAAGATGTATTTATTGTCATAATCCGGACACATGGGATCTAAATTCTGGCATAGAAATTAGTAGTGATGAGATATTAAAAAAAGTATCAAGATATAAACCATATTTTAAACAGGTTGGGGGGATAACTTGTTCAGGGGGAGAACCTTTAATGCAGCCTGAATTCCTTTTAGAAATTTTAAAAAAATCTAAAAACCAGGGTATTCATACGGTACTAGACACATCAGGAGTAGGGAAAGGAAATTATGAAGAGATTCTTAAATATGTAGATTTAGTTATATTAGATATTAAGCATATAGATGAGAAAGAATATATTAATATTTGTGGTAGAAATATGGAAGAATTTAATAAATTCAAAAATATCGTAAATAAGCTTAATAAAAAATTATGGATAAGACATGTGATTGTTCCAGGAATAAATGATAATGTAGATCATATGTATAAGTTTAAAGAGTATATAAATAATTTTAGTAATGTAGAAAAGGTGGAATTATTACCTTATCATACATTAGGTGTAAATAAATATGAGAGTATGGGAATAGAGTATAGACTTAAGAATGTAGACCCATTAAGTAAGGAAAAGCTTGAAGAATTAAATAAAATTATTTCAACATAA
- a CDS encoding 50S ribosomal protein L25, which produces MSSASLTAIIREKSGKKCRKEGFAPGIIYGAEVKEPIKVKFEVPSLLRYLNKAGINSRLWLNIGDKKEYVLIKEIQKESTTGEILNIDMQAVSHDEVIKNSIPVKFEGKEQLEHKGFLLEEFTPYIEVAGKVGILPEIIVVNVGANEPGDNIKVSDIELDEDIKLYTDPEELLATVSYNGKGTVEETVS; this is translated from the coding sequence ATGAGTAGCGCTTCACTGACTGCTATAATAAGAGAAAAAAGTGGTAAAAAATGCAGAAAAGAAGGATTTGCACCAGGAATAATTTATGGAGCAGAAGTAAAAGAACCTATAAAGGTTAAGTTTGAAGTTCCTAGTCTCTTGAGATATTTAAATAAAGCTGGTATTAATTCAAGATTATGGCTTAATATTGGAGATAAAAAAGAGTATGTATTAATCAAGGAAATACAAAAAGAATCAACAACAGGTGAAATACTTAATATAGATATGCAGGCTGTTTCACACGATGAAGTTATAAAAAATAGTATACCTGTAAAATTTGAAGGAAAAGAGCAATTAGAACATAAAGGATTTCTATTAGAAGAATTTACTCCATATATAGAGGTGGCTGGAAAGGTGGGCATACTTCCAGAAATAATAGTAGTAAATGTTGGAGCAAATGAACCAGGGGATAATATAAAAGTTTCGGATATAGAATTAGATGAAGATATAAAATTATATACTGATCCAGAAGAATTATTAGCTACAGTATCTTATAATGGAAAGGGTACAGTTGAAGAAACAGTAAGTTAA
- a CDS encoding ABC transporter substrate-binding protein, whose amino-acid sequence MKFKKIICLILVLICPITFFSCKKENRSSNKELNMYIDIKDENSLNILKIIMEEYKKSNENVKININNALGSNVQDELKKEKSPDLIVVSRNEMIKLSQKGLLDDMRTNYDKNNITRDYYNVFNSYGRFKDKYYGIPIMPYTIEILYNTEALDKLKIEEPKNINDIKNIMKKLKDSSIKVPVMLPNDLDINLVMFSMISNNITNSMELENIYDKEKKEYQNMKNMQEPFNIINNMVKDNALDKNFFEEGKEVTLEKFNNGDIPIIISTSYYNNQIKNPNIKAIKGLYNVDKLSNTEPVIINSIMCLPLKAKNSEQANDFIDFTFNEKTQKSLLKKGFITGNKKVNKEKEGAVAKINKTTIEKLSNLNENSILVLYNLPSTFKSSISASIDKILNNEYTGKEWNKIVEDNLK is encoded by the coding sequence TTGAAATTTAAAAAAATTATATGTTTAATTCTTGTTTTAATATGTCCAATAACCTTTTTTTCCTGTAAAAAAGAAAATAGAAGCAGTAACAAAGAGCTGAATATGTATATAGATATTAAAGATGAAAATTCTTTAAATATATTAAAGATTATTATGGAAGAATATAAAAAGTCTAATGAAAACGTAAAAATAAATATAAATAATGCATTAGGTAGTAATGTGCAAGACGAATTAAAAAAAGAAAAATCGCCAGATTTGATAGTTGTTTCAAGGAATGAAATGATAAAGTTATCTCAAAAAGGACTTTTAGATGATATGAGAACCAATTATGATAAGAATAATATTACTAGAGATTATTATAATGTTTTTAATAGTTATGGTAGGTTTAAAGATAAATATTATGGAATACCTATTATGCCTTATACTATAGAGATTTTATATAATACAGAAGCTTTAGATAAATTAAAAATAGAGGAACCTAAAAATATAAATGATATAAAAAATATTATGAAAAAATTAAAAGATTCATCTATTAAAGTGCCTGTTATGTTGCCAAATGATTTAGATATAAATTTAGTTATGTTTTCAATGATATCAAATAATATAACGAATTCTATGGAATTAGAAAATATTTATGATAAAGAAAAAAAAGAATATCAAAACATGAAAAATATGCAGGAACCGTTTAATATTATAAATAATATGGTTAAAGATAACGCATTAGATAAAAATTTTTTTGAAGAAGGAAAGGAAGTTACATTAGAAAAATTTAATAATGGAGATATTCCTATAATAATAAGTACTTCTTATTATAATAATCAAATAAAAAATCCTAATATAAAGGCTATTAAAGGATTATATAATGTAGATAAACTAAGTAATACAGAACCTGTAATTATAAATTCCATAATGTGTTTGCCGTTAAAAGCTAAAAATTCAGAGCAAGCAAATGATTTTATAGATTTTACTTTTAACGAAAAAACTCAAAAAAGTTTATTAAAAAAAGGATTTATAACAGGAAATAAAAAAGTTAATAAAGAAAAAGAAGGAGCAGTTGCCAAAATTAATAAAACTACTATTGAGAAGTTAAGTAACTTAAATGAGAATAGTATTTTGGTATTGTATAATTTACCAAGTACTTTTAAATCTAGTATTTCAGCCTCTATTGATAAAATATTAAACAATGAGTATACGGGAAAAGAGTGGAATAAAATTGTAGAAGATAATTTAAAGTAA
- a CDS encoding WYL domain-containing protein translates to MSKISHILQLLIILQYKEFVTAGELSDFLMVDKKTIYRYINSLNLANIPIHAKKGRYGGFYIDKNFYMKSPELNESEIKALLMAGEILTEENGFIYEKEYKTALGKIKNNLSSKDIDLSNIYNFNDFRINSIGNNKISQDKISQICNSIMDNKSINISYFSINRNEITFRKIDPYDIIFKYGKWYIVGYCYFNKYIEIFDINRIKDIKVTEDTFVISKNFSINNFLEKYKNIFTHNKVKVELKFNKNVADFIRGNKWYINEEIKELENGEISFKVYVENLQEIKRWILGFGKDVKVIEPKELELQLIKEISELSNIYN, encoded by the coding sequence ATGTCAAAAATTTCTCATATACTACAATTATTAATTATACTACAATATAAAGAGTTTGTAACGGCTGGAGAACTTTCAGATTTCCTGATGGTAGATAAAAAAACAATATATAGATATATAAATAGTTTAAATTTAGCTAACATACCTATACATGCTAAAAAAGGAAGGTATGGGGGGTTTTATATAGATAAAAATTTTTATATGAAAAGCCCTGAGTTAAATGAAAGTGAAATAAAAGCACTATTGATGGCAGGAGAAATTTTAACAGAAGAAAATGGTTTTATTTATGAAAAAGAATATAAAACAGCTTTAGGAAAGATAAAAAATAATTTAAGCAGCAAGGATATAGATTTAAGTAATATATATAATTTTAATGATTTCAGAATAAATAGCATAGGAAATAATAAAATTTCACAGGATAAGATATCCCAAATATGTAATTCTATAATGGATAATAAATCTATAAATATAAGTTATTTTAGCATAAATAGAAACGAGATTACTTTTAGAAAAATAGATCCCTATGATATTATTTTTAAATATGGGAAATGGTATATTGTAGGATATTGTTATTTTAATAAATACATAGAAATATTTGATATAAATAGAATTAAGGATATAAAAGTTACAGAGGATACTTTTGTTATTTCTAAAAATTTTTCAATAAATAATTTTTTAGAAAAATATAAAAATATATTTACACACAATAAGGTTAAGGTTGAATTAAAGTTTAATAAAAATGTAGCAGATTTCATAAGAGGGAATAAATGGTATATAAATGAAGAAATAAAGGAACTTGAAAATGGTGAAATTTCATTTAAAGTATATGTAGAAAATTTACAAGAAATAAAAAGATGGATTTTGGGGTTTGGAAAAGATGTTAAAGTTATAGAACCTAAAGAGTTAGAACTTCAGCTAATAAAGGAAATATCTGAACTAAGTAATATATATAATTAA
- a CDS encoding NADH peroxidase, giving the protein MKKFICSVCGYVFEGEEAPEKCPQCNAPKDKFVEKVEGEMAWADEHRIGTAKDVDPEVMEGLRANFMGECTEVGMYLAMSRQADREGFPEVAEAYKRIAFEEAEHAAKFAELLGEVVTDSTKKNLEMRVEAEHGACQGKKDLATLAKKLNYDAIHDTVHEMCKDEARHGSAFRGLLNRYFK; this is encoded by the coding sequence ATGAAAAAATTTATATGTTCAGTATGTGGTTATGTTTTTGAAGGAGAGGAAGCACCAGAAAAGTGCCCTCAATGTAATGCACCAAAAGATAAATTTGTAGAAAAAGTAGAAGGTGAAATGGCGTGGGCCGATGAACACAGAATAGGAACAGCAAAAGATGTAGATCCAGAAGTTATGGAAGGATTAAGAGCTAACTTTATGGGCGAATGTACAGAAGTAGGAATGTACTTAGCTATGAGCCGTCAAGCAGATAGAGAAGGATTCCCAGAAGTTGCAGAGGCATATAAAAGAATAGCTTTTGAAGAAGCAGAACATGCAGCAAAATTTGCTGAATTATTAGGAGAAGTTGTTACAGATAGCACTAAGAAAAACTTAGAAATGAGAGTTGAAGCAGAACATGGTGCCTGTCAAGGTAAAAAGGATTTAGCAACATTAGCTAAAAAATTAAACTATGATGCTATTCATGATACAGTACATGAAATGTGCAAAGATGAAGCTAGACATGGTTCAGCATTTAGAGGATTATTAAACAGATATTTTAAATAA